In Canis lupus familiaris isolate Mischka breed German Shepherd chromosome 15, alternate assembly UU_Cfam_GSD_1.0, whole genome shotgun sequence, the genomic stretch TTATTCACTTGCTCTTCACAGTCCTACTACAGATGCTCCCATCCTTACACAAGATATTGTCTGGTTTTCCCTGCTTTGGACTTTATATAAATGGGGCCACACTCTATGTGTTTCTCTGTGatttgcttctttcactcaaGATTATGTTTCTGAGATTTATCCAGTTGATGTGTTCACACTAATGTTTCCAATTTGACCCAAACTTCACTAAGCTCTTCATGTATCACTTGAATACAAGAGCAAACTCAATTCTATTATTTGAGCCACCAGCTTTCTCTTCACTTTTCTATACAACACTGGATGACTAGCCTGCCACTCATCTCCATACGTAGTAGTTGGGGTTAGATTCCTATTTTTGCTACATaaacagtgctgctatgaacatccctGGACTCCTGGTACACCTGTGCAGACTTTCTGAAGGGATATACCTGGGAAAGGAACTGCAGGATCAAACGTATATGGGTGTTCAGCCTTAAGAGATACTGcaagattgttttccaaagtgattgtaggGATTCACACACTTCTCCTGGCAGTGAATAAATGTTCTAGCTGTTTCAAATCCAATCCACTATTAGATAATGtctgacttaaaattttttgccAGTCTGGAAggtataaaatgaatttcattgaggttttgatttgcatttcacatgagatgtgcgtgtgtgtgcatgtgtgtgtgtatatatatatatatatatatattttttttttatcacactgGCAAGTGCAATCCAGTGATCAAATAAGACTCTAAACTCTGCAGTCAAGTCTTAGCCATCATCCATGTAACTATTTATAAGTTATTGTTATCTTAACTCATTGTTATGTCAAATTCTTTGGTTAAAAGTTAAATGCAAAGAATCAAGATTTGCAATAATAATTTAGTATAAGGACTATGTTGCAAAGTAGTATATGGTAGGAAGTCAAACagtgaataataaagaaaataattttcggggcacctggctggctccgttggcggagcatgtgactcttgatcttggggtggtgagtctgagccccacagtgggtaaAGAGTTCacttaaaatcttgaaaaaaaaaaagaaataattttcgtGGGCATTGTATTCCTTTGggatttattttgatatattatgTGAAGGTGTTGAAGAGAATTAGGGGGGGATGAGTCATGCACCTCTAATTTATGTGTACACATCATCTCTGCTGTCCTAAAGGGTATACACACAAAGGGGTGGGCCCTAGCACGTAGTGGTGCTTTTAAAGTCTTAAGTAGAATTTACACTCTCAGAGATTTACAGTGAGGTGATAAAGAGGAATTACTTTCCTTAGGTGTTATTCTGCATGGTCAACATTGGACTATAAACATGCTGAAGTTGGGATCGATTAAAATGTTAAACTTACTGAGGTCAGGTCCTGACTGGACTGTACCCAAGTAACACGTTTCAGGACAAGTCAAAGTTCCAAGTATAACACGAGCTACAAATGGGCGAGAAGTCAGGTGATCGGTAATAGCTGGTGGCAGTCTGTTCTTAGAGCTGAAGAAATGGAATGTGCTAACCACTCCGATGAACAAtggtgcggggcggggggagggggggaccccAGGGGTCTGAGGGAGCCTGCCTTGGGGGAGAGGGCCAAGCAGTTACAGAACAGACAATGGAGATTGGGTGCTCCTAACGTTGCACTTGGAGCTTCCTTCTGTCAAAGCTAGCGCAGAAAACAGACCAACGTGACTTCCACTCACGTGTTGGTGgatttttgaaaagcaattttgCAGAGCATCAAGACCTTAAATGTGTTCCTATTTGTTATGTAATTTCGGCCTTAGGAACCGGCCCAGTCATTCGGGTTACCGAGGATGAAATACACTCACTCCAATTCTCTCAAGAAACATTATTAAGAGGCTACAGACACAGAAATCCAGGAAGGTCTAGACATCCCAGCCTGGGAAGTGCAGACCCAGGCAGCTGTGGGTTTCACAGAGGTTTCTCCACGTGCCACCCTTACCCCTAGTACCTGGTTACCCCCGGGTCTGCGCCAGCCTTCCTCTACCATCCGACTCCGGCTTACTTCGCTCCCACAGCCACAGCCATCCGGCAAGACCACCTCTTAGTTGACTTTCTCAGCACTTCCTTGGTTGAACTGTGAGAACGAGAATCTGATTGGCCAGATCATCTTTCCAAACGAGGCAAAGTAATGGGTGGGCTGCCCTAGGATCAGATGTCCTCCTGCGGCCCAATCAGCTGGGGGAAGAGGGAACAGCCCGCTCCTAGCCGCTGGGCGCAGAGAGGGATGGGGGGCAGTTTTCCGCATAAAGGACTTGGGCTGGCAAATGCCGTACTGGACATCTCCAAGGAACCTAGGGAAAAAATTCAGAGGTGAAGCCAAGAGGTGCATTAAAGTGTTTTCACAGCGCGCACACACGAATTTTGAAAAGCCCTAGAGACCACCAACGGTGAGCAGTAGGATAAATCCTAGGCTGCCTGGGTATGGGACTTTGAAGGGTACTGAAGAACACGGGGAAATGCCCACAAGAGAGCATCACATGAAAGAGCAAACCATACAGCTGCATGTACAGTGTGATAAGAATTCTAAGAAAACAGACctgcttatgtttattttttaatctgtaagGGAAAGCTAACGGTTAGTGGTGCGATGACTGTAGTGAGTTAAATGTTCTTGATTTCGTCTCTTAGCTTTCAAACGTCGCAACACGAACTGATACTATTTTTACAGTGAGGGGGAAATACTAAGTGTTAAAGCTCACGTTCCTCAACTGGGTCTCTAGGGGCTGGTCAGCTGGCGCGGGCCCTTCCCTCCCGGCTCTCCGCCCAGGGGGCCCGGGGCCACGTCTGCCCTCCCGCGGTCggagcgggcgggggcggcgcctCTCCCCGCGTTTCCCCTGCTTCAGCCTCGAAGAATGTCACTTTTCTGGACCAGCCGCAGTCTTCACCCCACACTTTTCTAACCAAAAAAGTCTGGCTTTTGGCGCCCTACCTCGGGTCGGGCTCCCCAGATGCACTTTTCCCCGGGATCCGCGCAACCCTGTCCAGCCTGCCTCCGCCCGGGATCCGCGCTCCCCGCCCGGTCCGCAGCGCCCTCTCCGGGAtccgcgctccccgcccgccccgctgcaccctcccctcccgggatccgcgctccccgcccgccccgctgcACCCTCCCCTCCGGGGATCggcgctccccgcccgccccgctgcaccctcccctcccgggatccgcgctccccgcccccgcccggtcCGCAGCGCCCTCTCTCGGGCGGCtccgcgctccccgcccgccccgctgcaccctcccctcccgggatccgcgctccccgcccgccccgctgcACCCTCCCCTCCGGGGAtccgcgctccccgcccgccccgctgcaccctcccctcccgggatccgcgctccccgcccgccccgctgcaccctcccctcccgggatccgcgctccccgcccgccccgctgcACCCTCCCCTCCCGGGATCtgcgctccccgcccgccccgctgcACCCTCCCCTCCGGGGAtccgcgctccccgcccgccccgctgcaccctcccctcccgggatccgcgctccccgcccgccccgctgcACCCTCCCCTCCGGGGATCggcgctccccgcccgccccgctgcaccctcccctcccgggatccgcgctccccgcccgccccgctgcACCCTCCCCTCCGGGGATCggcgctccccgcccgccccgctgcACCCTCCCCTCCCGGGATCtgcgctccccgcccgccccgctgcACCCTCCCCTCCGGGGAtccgcgctccccgcccgccccgcctaCTTCCGCTCCCCGAGCGGCCCGGACTCTGCCCTGCTGCAGGGCCCCCGCCGGCCATGGCTCCGCTCCGTTTCTCGGCCAACGTGTCGTGGCTGTTCCCCGagctccccgggctccccgcgcGGCTGCGGGCGGCCGGCAGCTCGGGCTTCGAGGCGGCCGAGGTGGCCTGGCCGTACGCGGAGCCGCCCGAGGCAGTGGCTCGCGCCGCGCGGGAAGCGGGGCTGCGGCTGGTGCTCATCAACACGCCCCCCGGTGCgccgcggggctggggcgggggcggtggtgaggccggggcggcgggccggggctGAGGCCCGTTCTCTCTCCGCAGGGGACCGAGAGAAAGGGGAGATGGGGCTGGGGGCCGTCCCGGGGAGGCAGGCGGCCTTCCGCGAGGGGCTGGAGCAGGCAGTGCTGTACGCCCgggccctgggctgccccaggtaCCCTCccgtcctccctcctcctccccctctcgcCCGGCCTCCTCCAACACCCTGCCCCGCGGTTGGGGTCTGGGAGAGAGCACCCAGGTTGCAGAGGGTCCGGAGTCAGTGCCCGGGCCCTTCACTCCTCTAGCCCCGAGCCTTTGTAAATCGCCTTTTGTGTCTTATTGGCCCGTGTCCTCAATTTGCTCCTCTTTCACGCTGGGACCCCATGCCCGGAGCTGGCCTGCCAGGGAGAGAGCAAAGCCAACCACCGAGTGGTCCACTTGAGTAAGGGTCAGTTTATGGTAGCTGTGGGAGCCAGCAGACACCTGTCGGGGAGCAGAGCCGGATACAGGTAGTGATGTTAAACTGGGTCTCAAAGGAATGAACAGGTGAGGGGCACTGGGGCAAGGATGCAGTGGCCAGAGACCGGCGCGCGTGCTCAGCAGAGTTCCCGAGGCTCAGACATTGCCTTTGGACTTGGGTGTggccaggagggaggaggtgatGGCAGGAGGAGGCGCGGGGCTGATCAAATAAATGTCAAATCCCGCTGAAATGGGCTGAGCTGGAACTGGCAACGGGGGTCCTCACTGGTGAGTGGTGGGGGCAGAAAGCAGATGGGAAGGACGGAAGGAACAGATGCCGGAGGTGGAGACAGGCAGCTCGGAATATTTAAGGGAACGGGTCAAAGTACTTGTTAGCAAGTGAGGCCGACACACGTTTATAGCCCAAGGAGAGGGCGACTGggaaggagaggtggagaggACAGTGAGGGGTCTCTGACGCAGGAGGATGGTGTGACCCTCAAAGGTGTCTGGAAAAGGGTTTGGCCTCAGGCTGACACAGGAGGATCAGTCAGGCCACTGAGCATGGCGGCCAGGTGACCAGCTATTGGGGTGCGGGCGGGTAGAGGTGGGAGCACAGCTGGAAGGGGCGCACCCAGGGAGCCAAGGAGCAAGGGCCCTGTTTTCAGGATGgactccccagccccctccagtGCCATCTTCCCCCAGGATTCACCTGATGGCTGGCCGAGTACCCCAGGGGGCTGACCGAGCAGCAGTCAGGAGTGAAATGGAGACCGTGTTTCTGGAGAACCTGAGGCACGCTGCtggggttttggctcaggtgaggCCAAGGCCATAGAgccacacacatatgcatgtgaaCGCCTGTgtgtgcagagggaggggggcGCTGGCCCAGCTCAGAGGGAATGGTGAGGCGCTTCAGTGGCTGGCTGACAGCGGAGCTCTGCTCACTGGTCCACCGTGG encodes the following:
- the HYI gene encoding putative hydroxypyruvate isomerase isoform X2 → MAPLRFSANVSWLFPELPGLPARLRAAGSSGFEAAEVAWPYAEPPEAVARAAREAGLRLVLINTPPGDREKGEMGLGAVPGRQAAFREGLEQAVLYARALGCPRTPCPELACQGESKANHRVVHLSKGQFMVAVGASRHLSGSRAGYRIHLMAGRVPQGADRAAVRSEMETVFLENLRHAAGVLAQENLVGLLEPINTRITDPQYFLDMPQQAAAILQKVGRPNLQLQMDLFHWQIMDGNLTGNIREFLPLVGHVQVAQVPGRGEPDSPGELNFPYLFQLLEDEGYKGFVGCEYRPLGDTAEGLNWLRSYWERRGRPQAGQ
- the HYI gene encoding putative hydroxypyruvate isomerase isoform X4, with product MAPLRFSANVSWLFPELPGLPARLRAAGSSGFEAAEVAWPYAEPPEAVARAAREAGLRLVLINTPPGDREKGEMGLGAVPGRQAAFREGLEQAVLYARALGCPRIHLMAGRVPQGADRAAVRSEMETVFLENLRHAAGVLAQENLVGLLEPINTRITDPQYFLDMPQQAAAILQKVGRPNLQLQMDLFHWQIMDGNLTGNIREFLPLVGHVQVAQVPGRGEPDSPGELNFPYLFQLLEDEGYKGFVGCEYRPLGDTAEGLNWLRSYWERRGRPQAGQ
- the HYI gene encoding putative hydroxypyruvate isomerase isoform X3, which encodes MAPLRFSANVSWLFPELPGLPARLRAAGSSGFEAAEVAWPYAEPPEAVARAAREAGLRLVLINTPPGDREKGEMGLGAVPGRQAAFREGLEQAVLYARALGCPRTPCPELACQGESKANHRVVHLSKGQFMVAVGASRHLSGSRAGYRIHLMAGRVPQGADRAAVRSEMETVFLENLRHAAGVLAQENLVGLLEPINTRITDPQYFLDMPQQAAAILQKVGRPNLQLQMIMDGNLTGNIREFLPLVGHVQVAQVPGRGEPDSPGELNFPYLFQLLEDEGYKGFVGCEYRPLGDTAEGLNWLRSYWERRGRPQAGQ
- the HYI gene encoding putative hydroxypyruvate isomerase isoform X1 yields the protein MAPLRFSANVSWLFPELPGLPARLRAAGSSGFEAAEVAWPYAEPPEAVARAAREAGLRLVLINTPPGDREKGEMGLGAVPGRQAAFREGLEQAVLYARALGCPSQGARALFSGWTPQPPPVPSSPRIHLMAGRVPQGADRAAVRSEMETVFLENLRHAAGVLAQENLVGLLEPINTRITDPQYFLDMPQQAAAILQKVGRPNLQLQMDLFHWQIMDGNLTGNIREFLPLVGHVQVAQVPGRGEPDSPGELNFPYLFQLLEDEGYKGFVGCEYRPLGDTAEGLNWLRSYWERRGRPQAGQ